A window of Candidatus Palauibacter soopunensis contains these coding sequences:
- a CDS encoding BlaI/MecI/CopY family transcriptional regulator, with product MEIKFTTRELDLMAVLWETGDSTVAEVQERLGDELAYTTVLTILRTLEEKGYVGHTQEGKAYRYHTLVGRDCAGASAVRRLVQKMFQGSPELLLTHLVSDRALSKEDLENLRGMVDERLSSKE from the coding sequence GTGGAGATCAAGTTCACGACCCGGGAACTCGACCTCATGGCGGTGCTGTGGGAGACAGGGGACTCGACCGTCGCGGAGGTGCAGGAACGCCTCGGCGACGAGTTGGCCTACACCACCGTGCTCACGATCCTCCGGACGCTGGAGGAGAAGGGGTACGTGGGGCATACCCAGGAGGGGAAAGCCTACCGCTATCACACGCTCGTGGGGCGCGACTGCGCCGGCGCGAGCGCGGTGCGCCGCCTGGTTCAGAAGATGTTCCAGGGGTCGCCCGAACTGTTGCTCACGCACCTCGTCTCCGACCGGGCGCTCTCGAAGGAGGACCTCGAGAACCTGCGCGGCATGGTGGACGAACGCCTCAGCTCGAAGGAGTAG
- a CDS encoding TonB family protein: MVIAWIGYCLLISGLLALAAFASERALGHFRKPVRWAWFAAIAGSVTVPVIAFFAPGLLPGFGVSSAGPVVGLSDLAVATTAAELPATAAVPVGGFDAAAVGAALAWGWMLLAVAMVGYLGRVYGRLRSEMRTWRPGRVAGSPVMISDERGPAVVGIRRSVVVIPKWIPELEDRLLRLVFLHEREHQRAGDHRLFAAAVTALVLMPWNPLVWWQVSRLRLAIEFDCDRRVLRRGESPRDYADALITVGSRVSGSLLAAAAFAERKPAVERRLRRMTEPPANMRLLRTLGASGLAMVAVLFVLGCPGPESGTNAPEAPTATVTPPSNASEWAPPPVPGEEAVGRGDRPSFIAFDRPPVLRNAAEVGDALVQAYPQNLKEAGIGGRVEMWLYVDTSGMVRNSELKTSSGSDVLDAAAADVVGAMRFEPAMNRDQPTDVWVSQWVTFQIGSDADAPPARSVSVSDEDAPLIVVDGVIQSEGTSLEDLRSLDIDHVEIIKGPKAVELYGERATNGVIEITTKGGAADSDAPVDDRPSFIWSRMREGPPPERRPLPTAASRSKTSFARGFSTMPTGMACWRSGSYPARRTCPIR, from the coding sequence ATGGTCATCGCCTGGATCGGATACTGCCTGTTGATTTCGGGGCTCCTCGCCCTGGCCGCCTTCGCCTCGGAGCGGGCTCTCGGCCACTTCCGGAAGCCGGTGCGCTGGGCGTGGTTCGCGGCGATCGCCGGGTCCGTGACGGTGCCCGTCATCGCCTTCTTCGCGCCCGGGCTCCTTCCCGGCTTCGGGGTATCATCCGCCGGGCCGGTGGTGGGGTTGAGCGACCTGGCGGTCGCAACCACGGCGGCGGAACTGCCCGCAACGGCCGCGGTGCCCGTCGGCGGCTTCGATGCCGCGGCCGTGGGCGCGGCGCTGGCGTGGGGCTGGATGCTGCTGGCCGTCGCCATGGTCGGCTATCTCGGGCGGGTCTACGGCCGGCTGCGGTCGGAGATGCGGACATGGAGACCCGGCCGCGTGGCGGGATCGCCGGTCATGATCTCCGACGAGCGGGGACCGGCCGTGGTCGGGATCCGGCGCTCGGTCGTCGTGATTCCGAAGTGGATCCCCGAACTCGAGGACAGGCTGCTCCGCCTCGTCTTTCTCCACGAGCGGGAGCATCAGCGCGCCGGCGACCATCGGCTCTTCGCGGCGGCGGTCACGGCGCTTGTCCTGATGCCCTGGAACCCGCTCGTGTGGTGGCAGGTGTCCCGGCTGCGGCTCGCGATCGAGTTCGACTGCGACCGTCGCGTGCTCCGGCGGGGAGAGTCACCGCGCGACTACGCGGATGCCCTCATCACCGTCGGGAGCCGCGTCTCCGGGTCGCTGCTCGCCGCCGCCGCCTTCGCCGAACGGAAGCCGGCCGTGGAGCGGCGCCTGCGCCGCATGACCGAGCCGCCCGCCAACATGCGCCTGCTCCGAACGCTGGGCGCTTCGGGGCTGGCCATGGTCGCCGTCCTCTTCGTTCTGGGCTGCCCCGGACCCGAAAGCGGCACGAACGCGCCGGAAGCGCCCACCGCGACCGTGACTCCACCCTCCAACGCCAGTGAATGGGCGCCCCCGCCGGTGCCCGGCGAGGAGGCGGTGGGGCGCGGCGACCGGCCGTCCTTCATCGCGTTCGACAGGCCTCCGGTGCTCCGGAACGCGGCGGAAGTGGGGGACGCGCTCGTGCAAGCCTACCCGCAGAACCTGAAGGAAGCGGGCATCGGCGGACGCGTGGAGATGTGGCTGTACGTCGATACGTCCGGCATGGTCCGGAACTCGGAGCTAAAGACGAGCAGCGGCAGCGATGTCCTGGACGCCGCCGCCGCGGACGTCGTCGGCGCGATGCGCTTCGAGCCCGCGATGAACCGCGACCAGCCGACCGACGTCTGGGTCTCCCAGTGGGTCACCTTCCAGATCGGGAGCGATGCGGACGCTCCCCCTGCCCGCAGCGTTTCCGTAAGCGATGAGGACGCTCCCCTCATCGTCGTCGACGGCGTCATTCAATCCGAGGGCACGAGCCTGGAAGACCTACGGTCCCTCGATATCGACCACGTCGAGATCATCAAGGGACCGAAAGCCGTCGAGTTGTACGGTGAGCGGGCCACGAACGGCGTGATCGAAATCACGACAAAGGGCGGCGCCGCGGACAGCGATGCTCCGGTGGATGACCGCCCATCCTTCATTTGGAGCCGCATGAGGGAGGGGCCCCCTCCCGAACGCCGCCCGCTGCCGACCGCGGCCTCGAGATCGAAGACATCGTTCGCACGGGGGTTCTCGACGATGCCGACGGGGATGGCCTGCTGGAGGTCCGGATCGTACCCCGCCCGGAGAACATGCCCGATCCGGTGA
- a CDS encoding TonB family protein: MVIAWIGYCLLISGFLALAAFATERALGHFRKPVRWGWFAAVVGSVTLPFAAFLAPGLLPGIGAAPWAPLVWLSEPVVVASAPVAEAAAPTAWFDAGAMSALAGGVWVLLAVGMLLHLGRAYRRLRSEMRTWTPGRVLGSPVMIADDRGPAVVGIRRSVVVMPRWIPELEDRLLRLVFLHEREHQRAGDHRLFAVAVAALVLMPWNVFLWWQLSRLRLAIEFDCDRRVLERGESPRDYADALITVGGRVSAPLLAAAAFAERKPAVEKRLRRMTEPLARLRTPRTLGASGLAALAIILVLGVPQPEAPMDAPAPAADAGRGLNIEANPLVRLAEGASQADRPTFVAFDTPPVLQNAGEVQRLLQSAYPRTLKDAGIGGRVELWLYVDLSGAVANHELKTSSGNEALDRAAAEVVQQMRFRPARNRDQRTAVWISQWVTFQVI; the protein is encoded by the coding sequence ATGGTCATCGCCTGGATCGGATACTGCCTGTTGATTTCGGGATTCCTCGCCCTGGCCGCCTTCGCGACCGAGCGGGCGTTGGGCCACTTCCGGAAGCCGGTGCGTTGGGGCTGGTTCGCGGCGGTCGTCGGCTCCGTGACGCTTCCGTTCGCGGCGTTTCTCGCTCCCGGCCTCCTCCCGGGCATCGGTGCGGCGCCCTGGGCTCCGCTCGTGTGGTTGAGCGAGCCGGTGGTCGTGGCCTCCGCGCCCGTTGCGGAGGCTGCGGCACCCACGGCGTGGTTCGACGCCGGCGCGATGAGTGCCCTCGCAGGTGGCGTATGGGTGTTGCTCGCGGTGGGGATGCTCCTCCACCTCGGGCGGGCGTACCGGCGCCTGCGGTCGGAGATGCGGACGTGGACGCCGGGTCGCGTCCTCGGATCGCCGGTCATGATCGCGGACGACCGGGGCCCGGCGGTGGTCGGAATCCGGCGCTCGGTCGTCGTGATGCCGAGGTGGATCCCCGAACTCGAAGACAGGCTGCTGCGCCTGGTCTTCCTGCACGAGCGCGAACACCAGCGCGCCGGCGACCACCGCCTCTTCGCCGTGGCGGTTGCGGCCCTCGTGCTGATGCCGTGGAACGTGTTCCTGTGGTGGCAGCTCTCGCGGCTGCGGCTCGCGATCGAGTTCGATTGCGACCGACGCGTGCTGGAGCGCGGCGAGTCCCCGCGCGACTACGCGGACGCCCTCATCACGGTGGGAGGCCGTGTCTCCGCGCCGCTGCTGGCCGCGGCCGCCTTCGCCGAACGCAAGCCGGCCGTGGAAAAGCGGCTGCGCCGCATGACCGAGCCGCTGGCCCGGCTCCGCACTCCGAGGACCCTGGGAGCTTCGGGCCTGGCGGCGCTCGCCATCATCCTCGTCCTCGGCGTCCCGCAGCCCGAGGCGCCGATGGATGCTCCCGCGCCCGCGGCCGATGCTGGCCGGGGTCTCAATATCGAGGCGAACCCGCTGGTCCGCCTGGCCGAGGGAGCCTCGCAGGCCGACCGGCCGACCTTCGTCGCGTTCGACACGCCCCCGGTTCTTCAGAACGCGGGCGAGGTCCAGCGGCTGCTCCAGAGCGCCTATCCGAGAACTCTGAAGGATGCGGGTATCGGCGGCCGGGTCGAGCTGTGGCTGTATGTGGACCTGTCCGGCGCCGTGGCCAACCATGAGCTCAAGACGAGCAGCGGCAACGAGGCGCTCGACCGCGCCGCCGCGGAAGTCGTCCAACAGATGCGGTTCCGCCCCGCAAGGAACCGCGATCAGCGGACCGCCGTCTGGATCTCCCAGTGGGTGACGTTCCAGGTGATCTAG
- a CDS encoding carboxypeptidase regulatory-like domain-containing protein: MVRASLFAVAMAAITGVAPEGTAAQEAVEVAGTVVDDGTGEPVDGATVRLADTGGSARETITGPDGVFTFAQVAPGEYTLGVRRLGYEVLSTPLEIGPQAPPRLDVRLQPQAIPLEPLEVGVEGRAPRLVESGFYDRMEEGWGVFLEPQWIEANKRGFVRLADFMSTLQMRAPLPRCDKIPVYLDRRRVGAADGSGTSRSYSLNPAGTFSSPVPPLPTLLEELSVHDLGAAELYQPGAKVPFFAWDDSTMTCGAIILWSNWTAETPEIPQIEVELCEPAGRPGEVAVNGLVEDEVTRVRLPAAHVFASYANPQDPSGLERVETVVRTDSLGRYRLCEVPADEPLELTAAYGPHRGDGTVVVAEAGVEAKLAVTVTSPGAISGVVVNEVTEQPLEAASVTVAGADVRATTDRAGRFSMKGLSPGTYRITALCGGFDTRVREVELAEGQQVRIVIGLRSKGVARRTRCSA; this comes from the coding sequence ATGGTCCGAGCCTCCCTGTTCGCCGTGGCGATGGCGGCGATCACGGGCGTGGCTCCCGAGGGAACGGCGGCCCAAGAGGCGGTAGAGGTCGCTGGAACCGTCGTTGACGACGGGACGGGAGAGCCGGTCGACGGCGCGACAGTGCGGTTGGCTGACACAGGAGGTTCGGCTCGCGAAACGATCACCGGCCCCGACGGTGTGTTCACCTTTGCTCAGGTCGCGCCCGGCGAATACACGCTCGGCGTCCGGCGCCTTGGCTATGAAGTCCTCAGTACTCCCCTCGAGATCGGACCTCAAGCCCCACCGCGGCTGGACGTACGCCTGCAACCGCAGGCGATCCCGCTGGAACCGCTCGAAGTCGGCGTGGAAGGGCGCGCGCCCCGCCTCGTCGAGTCCGGCTTCTACGACCGCATGGAGGAGGGCTGGGGCGTGTTCCTTGAGCCGCAGTGGATCGAAGCCAACAAGCGGGGCTTCGTGCGTCTGGCCGACTTCATGTCGACCCTTCAGATGCGCGCGCCTCTGCCGCGGTGCGACAAGATACCCGTATACCTCGACCGGAGGCGGGTCGGAGCTGCCGACGGCTCGGGAACGAGCAGGTCGTATTCCCTGAATCCCGCCGGGACTTTCAGTTCTCCGGTCCCCCCGCTGCCGACGCTGCTGGAAGAACTCTCCGTGCACGACCTTGGTGCTGCGGAGTTGTACCAGCCCGGTGCGAAGGTCCCGTTTTTTGCCTGGGACGACAGCACCATGACCTGCGGTGCGATCATCCTGTGGTCCAACTGGACGGCGGAGACGCCTGAGATACCGCAGATCGAGGTCGAGCTGTGCGAGCCGGCCGGCCGGCCCGGTGAGGTGGCCGTGAACGGGTTGGTGGAAGACGAAGTGACCCGAGTCCGGCTACCCGCCGCGCATGTGTTTGCGTCTTACGCGAATCCCCAGGATCCCAGCGGCCTCGAACGCGTGGAGACGGTGGTCCGCACGGACTCGCTCGGACGGTACCGGCTGTGCGAGGTCCCGGCCGACGAACCCCTGGAGTTGACGGCCGCCTACGGTCCTCACCGGGGGGACGGCACGGTGGTCGTCGCCGAGGCGGGTGTCGAGGCAAAGCTCGCCGTGACCGTGACCTCGCCCGGGGCGATCAGCGGCGTCGTCGTGAACGAGGTCACCGAACAGCCGCTCGAGGCCGCCAGCGTGACCGTGGCCGGCGCGGATGTCCGCGCCACGACGGATCGAGCCGGCCGATTCTCGATGAAGGGGTTGTCGCCGGGGACTTACAGGATCACTGCTCTCTGCGGAGGCTTCGACACGAGAGTTCGGGAGGTGGAACTCGCAGAGGGGCAGCAGGTCCGCATCGTGATTGGTCTCCGGTCGAAGGGAGTTGCACGCCGGACGCGCTGTTCCGCGTAG
- a CDS encoding MATE family efflux transporter produces the protein MWTTLRALLWGTQEDFTSGSLNRGVLLLAIPMVLEMAGESLFFLVDMAVVSRLGAGALAAIALTEAMLSVIYSIAVGLAMATTAMVARRTGEKDERGAATAAVQAIVLSVGIAAVLGLAGAILAPWLLRMLGGSPEVVAAGTTYARIQLGGMVVIILLFVNNAIYRGAGDPSMAMRSVWLANGINIVLDPVLVFGLWVFPELGLPGAAVATTTGRGIGALYQLWHLSRGERVRVRRGDLRVHLPVIRRLARVSVGGVGQMLVTQVSYIISIRILSEFGTIALAGYTMAIRVVIFIILPAWGLANAAATLVGQNLGAKKPDRAERAVYLTGFWNMLFMAVVTVVFVAFPGPILAPFAPDPETLDVGVRALRIISYGYIFYAWGMVTMQAFNGAGDTATPTWINIGVFWFFQLPVAALLAFSAGWGETGVFWSFAIAYSLSAVVGLSIFRRGRWKQKAV, from the coding sequence GTGTGGACTACGCTTCGGGCGCTGCTGTGGGGCACGCAGGAAGACTTCACCTCGGGGAGCCTCAACCGCGGGGTCCTTCTCCTCGCCATCCCGATGGTGCTCGAGATGGCGGGAGAGTCGCTCTTCTTCCTCGTGGACATGGCGGTCGTCAGCCGGCTCGGGGCTGGTGCCCTGGCCGCGATCGCCCTCACGGAAGCGATGCTGTCCGTCATCTACTCGATCGCGGTGGGCCTCGCGATGGCGACCACAGCGATGGTCGCGAGACGGACGGGCGAGAAGGACGAGCGCGGCGCCGCGACGGCAGCCGTGCAGGCGATCGTGCTCAGCGTCGGCATCGCGGCGGTCCTCGGCCTCGCCGGGGCGATTCTGGCCCCGTGGCTGCTCCGGATGCTGGGAGGATCCCCGGAAGTCGTCGCCGCGGGGACGACCTACGCCCGCATCCAACTGGGCGGGATGGTCGTCATCATTCTCCTCTTCGTGAACAACGCGATCTACCGGGGCGCAGGCGACCCGTCGATGGCGATGCGGTCGGTGTGGCTGGCCAACGGGATCAACATCGTGCTCGATCCCGTGCTCGTATTCGGCCTCTGGGTCTTCCCCGAACTCGGACTCCCGGGCGCCGCGGTGGCTACGACGACGGGGCGCGGGATCGGGGCCCTGTACCAGTTGTGGCACCTGTCGCGGGGCGAGCGCGTCCGGGTGCGACGGGGCGACCTCCGGGTCCACCTTCCGGTGATCCGGCGGCTCGCGCGCGTGTCGGTCGGCGGCGTGGGGCAGATGCTCGTGACGCAGGTCAGCTACATCATTTCGATCCGGATCCTGTCCGAGTTCGGGACGATCGCCCTCGCGGGCTACACGATGGCCATCCGCGTCGTCATCTTCATCATCCTCCCCGCCTGGGGCCTCGCGAACGCGGCCGCCACGCTCGTGGGCCAGAATCTCGGCGCCAAAAAGCCCGACCGCGCGGAGCGGGCCGTCTACCTCACCGGCTTCTGGAACATGCTGTTCATGGCCGTCGTGACGGTCGTTTTCGTGGCTTTCCCGGGGCCCATTCTCGCGCCCTTCGCCCCAGACCCGGAGACACTCGACGTGGGCGTGCGCGCGCTCCGGATCATCAGCTACGGGTACATCTTCTACGCCTGGGGCATGGTGACGATGCAGGCCTTCAACGGAGCCGGGGACACGGCGACGCCGACCTGGATCAACATCGGCGTGTTCTGGTTCTTCCAGCTTCCCGTCGCGGCGCTCCTTGCCTTCAGCGCCGGGTGGGGCGAGACGGGCGTGTTCTGGTCGTTCGCGATCGCCTACTCGCTGTCCGCTGTCGTCGGCCTCTCGATCTTCCGGCGCGGCCGCTGGAAGCAGAAAGCGGTGTAG
- a CDS encoding carboxypeptidase regulatory-like domain-containing protein: MNRIAPLLALAAFALAPSPASGQEEEEERVLRICRQLGQAELEVGIEGMIRDDESRVPLPGATVLIRYEAERGMPTPEDVRVEADERGRYQACGLEAFREIRVRPNYRSRRGKERKVELDRSRFVDLEVDMGDAAFVVLSVVDAADGRPVAGAQIDFSPLPVSGVTDTLGRVAFRSIPPLTYGLRVAHIGYAPLETEINILTDQNAEFRIELNTRAIALAPIEVRVTGRDPFLLTSGFYERRQSIDEGYFATYPEIDQFIHLGQVFQFKRELSIRYRRNQLILLNGRPASRLGFNRRNLGELKFDTVRGIEAYRCSEAPPEIMNQVPNTMLLTDCNLVAIWTY, translated from the coding sequence TTGAACCGTATCGCGCCGCTCCTCGCGCTGGCGGCATTCGCGCTCGCGCCGTCCCCGGCCTCGGGGCAGGAGGAGGAAGAGGAGCGGGTCCTCCGCATCTGCCGGCAGCTCGGACAGGCGGAACTCGAGGTCGGCATCGAGGGCATGATCCGCGACGATGAGAGCCGGGTCCCTCTGCCGGGGGCGACGGTCCTGATCCGCTACGAAGCCGAACGCGGGATGCCGACGCCGGAGGACGTACGGGTCGAAGCGGATGAGCGAGGGCGATACCAGGCCTGCGGCCTCGAGGCATTCCGGGAGATCCGGGTGCGCCCGAACTATCGGTCCCGGCGCGGGAAGGAGCGCAAGGTCGAACTCGACCGGTCGCGGTTCGTCGACCTCGAGGTGGACATGGGCGATGCGGCGTTCGTCGTCCTCTCCGTCGTGGACGCCGCGGACGGGCGACCGGTGGCGGGCGCGCAGATCGACTTTTCCCCGCTACCGGTTTCCGGGGTCACGGATACGCTCGGACGCGTCGCGTTCCGCTCCATCCCGCCGCTCACCTATGGCCTGCGCGTGGCGCACATCGGCTACGCGCCCCTCGAGACCGAGATCAACATCCTCACGGACCAGAACGCGGAATTCCGCATCGAACTCAATACGCGGGCGATCGCGCTCGCGCCGATCGAGGTGAGGGTCACCGGCCGCGACCCGTTTCTGCTCACGTCGGGGTTCTACGAGCGCCGACAGTCCATCGACGAGGGCTACTTCGCGACCTATCCGGAAATCGACCAGTTCATCCACCTCGGGCAGGTGTTTCAGTTCAAGCGGGAACTGTCCATCCGATACCGCCGGAACCAGCTCATCCTCCTCAACGGAAGGCCGGCCAGCCGCCTCGGATTCAATCGGAGAAACCTGGGCGAACTGAAATTCGACACCGTTCGGGGCATCGAAGCGTACCGGTGCAGCGAGGCGCCGCCGGAGATCATGAACCAGGTGCCGAACACCATGCTCCTCACCGACTGCAACCTCGTCGCGATCTGGACGTACTGA
- a CDS encoding serine hydrolase domain-containing protein yields MPVHRPSFRTSAAPRLYAAIIVFLLTGLALPSAAAGQDADVIDAFSRQIAADVETDGIGGITAAVFKGDQVLWAQGFGWADPANRVPAGVRTIYRTGSISKSVTAILMADLVEEGTVALDDAVLDHLPEAAGFGDPPAGMTPITLRQLASHTAGLIREPELEGAAAGPIEDWGYKILASIPHTRFYTMPGTQYQYSNIGYGVLGYALQRAAGTSFMDLVEDRLFEPLGMRSSAFIVGPDLWRRVAVGFANGGDGAVNADFPALEHEGRGYKVPNGGVYATVGDLATFAAAVMGMTEHELLEPATRREVMTVQTPEDPDAGYGLGFSIRPVALEGGDDVRFVGHGGSVAGYNMYLVFEPESGYGVALGRNYNSGATSLGEAGNGLLRALLEAGR; encoded by the coding sequence ATGCCGGTCCACCGCCCCTCATTCCGCACCTCCGCGGCGCCCCGCCTGTACGCCGCGATAATCGTCTTCCTTCTCACCGGTCTCGCCCTTCCGTCCGCCGCGGCCGGTCAGGACGCGGACGTCATCGATGCGTTCTCGCGGCAGATCGCAGCGGATGTCGAAACCGACGGCATCGGCGGGATCACGGCGGCGGTCTTCAAGGGAGACCAGGTGCTGTGGGCACAGGGGTTCGGCTGGGCGGATCCGGCGAACCGCGTCCCGGCGGGAGTGCGTACGATCTACCGGACCGGATCGATCTCGAAGTCGGTGACGGCGATCCTGATGGCGGACCTGGTAGAGGAGGGGACGGTCGCGCTCGATGACGCCGTCCTGGACCACCTGCCCGAGGCCGCCGGCTTCGGTGACCCGCCGGCCGGCATGACGCCGATTACATTGCGGCAGTTGGCCAGCCACACCGCCGGCCTCATTCGGGAGCCCGAACTCGAAGGCGCCGCGGCGGGGCCGATCGAGGACTGGGGATACAAGATCCTCGCCTCGATCCCCCACACGCGGTTCTACACGATGCCCGGCACCCAATACCAGTACTCGAACATCGGGTACGGCGTGCTCGGCTACGCCCTGCAACGGGCCGCGGGGACGTCCTTCATGGACCTCGTCGAGGACCGCCTGTTCGAGCCGCTGGGGATGCGCTCCTCCGCTTTCATCGTCGGCCCCGACCTGTGGCGGCGGGTCGCCGTGGGCTTCGCGAACGGAGGCGACGGCGCGGTGAACGCCGACTTCCCGGCGCTCGAGCACGAGGGGCGCGGATACAAGGTGCCGAACGGCGGCGTCTACGCGACCGTCGGCGACCTGGCGACGTTCGCGGCCGCGGTCATGGGCATGACGGAACACGAGCTCCTGGAGCCGGCGACGCGGCGGGAGGTCATGACGGTCCAGACGCCCGAGGACCCCGACGCGGGGTACGGACTCGGTTTCTCGATTCGCCCCGTCGCGCTCGAGGGCGGCGACGACGTGCGGTTCGTCGGCCACGGCGGTTCCGTCGCCGGGTACAACATGTACCTCGTCTTCGAACCCGAGAGCGGCTACGGGGTCGCGCTCGGCCGCAACTACAACAGCGGCGCCACCAGTCTCGGCGAGGCCGGGAACGGGCTCCTCAGGGCGCTGCTCGAGGCCGGCCGTTGA